The Arachis hypogaea cultivar Tifrunner chromosome 19, arahy.Tifrunner.gnm2.J5K5, whole genome shotgun sequence genome has a window encoding:
- the LOC112775458 gene encoding F-box/FBD/LRR-repeat protein At5g56420 translates to MGTDIISSLPNSLLCHIVSFLPTIDAVGTSFLSRRWRHLWKDLQAFDFDTQRIGNNERFVSFVDTVLSQRRFSDIRKLRLICGAHLDSGNAVGRWVRAALGPCLQEMHLLLYGDVSSNYVDEIFTCASLVSLTLVANLVLNNISSVHLPLLKNLSLGPDVPVDLNLISACPALEYLYFIFDASFYPNIHLLSPSLKRLRLIEARERDFDDPIITEIQIDAPNLEYLRIYLEESCVRTLVISDFPNMMEASIDIAPKAEHVDWVPKLLQALSKTKKLALGGFTTQCLVKAPNLHFPEFSYLRQLRICFRSFNSGVLIKLLCCCPKLQVLKIDNNGVQYFGDQTPRTEPSSWTQPASVPNCVRSHLNILEFRRYPDSLEEREFLAYILQNALVLKTFIIYTNIGSFEKEKEHILNEISVLPRGSSICQVEEFTYCKWRL, encoded by the exons ATGGGCACAGACATCATCAGCAGCCTACCAAACTCGTTGTTGTGCCACATCGTCTCATTCCTCCCAACCATAGATGCCGTGGGCACCAGCTTCTTGTCTCGCCGGTGGCGCCACCTCTGGAAGGATCTCCAAGCCTTTGATTTTGATACCCAACGCATTGGGAACAATGAGAGATTCGTGTCTTTTGTGGACACAGTTCTATCCCAGCGCAGGTTTTCCGACATCCGAAAGCTCCGCCTCATTTGTGGGGCACACTTAGATAGCGGCAATGCCGTCGGAAGGTGGGTGCGAGCTGCTCTGGGGCCTTGCCTTCAAGAAATGCATCTCCTTTTGTATGGTGATGTTAGTAGCAACTATGTTGATGAAATATTCACATGTGCTTCGCTTGTTTCTCTCACCCTGGTGGCTAATCTTGTTTTGAATAATATATCTTCGGTTCATTTGCCTCTACTCAAGAATTTATCACTGGGCCCAGACGTACCTGTTGACCTCAACCTCATATCTGCCTGCCCTGCTCTTGAATATCTTTACTTCATTTTTGATGCATCGTTTTATCCTAACATTCACTTGCTCTCCCCCTCTTTGAAGAGGCTAAGATTAATAGAGGCAAGAGAAAGAGACTTTGATGATCCCATAATCACTGAGATTCAAATAGACGCCCCGAATCTTGAGTACCTCCGTATATACCTTGAAGAATCGTGTGTAAGGACTTTAGTCATCAGTGATTTTCCCAACATGATGGAAGCTTCTATTGATATTGCTCCCAAGGCTGAGCATGTTGATTGGGTACCCAAACTTCTCCAGGCACTCTCCAAGACGAAGAAGCTGGCTTTGGGGGGATTTACCACCCAG TGCTTGGTCAAAGCTCCAAATTTACACTTCCCAGAATTTAGCTACTTACGTCAACTGAGGATTTGTTTTAGAAGTTTCAACTCTGGAGTCCTAATAAAACTGCTTTGCTGCTGCCCTAAGCTTCAAGTACTCAAAATTGATAACAATGGG GTACAGTATTTTGGTGACCAAACTCCCCGTACTGAACCTAGCAGTTGGACACAGCCAGCCAGTGTACCTAATTGTGTTAGGTCACACTTGAACATTCTTGAATTTAGAAGATACCCAGACTCATTAGAGGAACGTGAATTTTTGGCTTATATCTTGCAAAATGCACTTGTTTTAAAGACATTTATAATCTACACTAACATTGGTTCATTTGAAAAGGAGAAAGAGCATATCCTTAATGAAATATCTGTCTTACCGAGGGGCTCTAGCATATGCCAAGTTGAAGAATTCACGTATTGCAAATG GCGGCTATAA
- the LOC112779756 gene encoding probable flavonol synthase 4: MPEAVVDFRAPPPSPVASGRRSSVTNDEVLTEFLESSLRVPDLVLPDKFFPKQKLLETPPKVDFVSLCFHRDEAECDAVLDAMAKIGCFQLMNHGIPRELVVSAAEAAAGVFGVPPVKREALMRSPEKPWGYEEYHGGEEEEEGSEMCEEFVWCREDELKLNMEGISPIGYPNFSKKMEKLMLRIETVAEKILPVILEKIARKIKVDDMDLVHHGHDVGTVCCIYKHCRDNREDQWPNSLKYDVIRMLIRGTDYSHSLGFHVCDGSTEFHVYSKKSWLSFCPEEGAIIITGGDETQRMSDGHYKHVIGRPIFRGKNEDSISMAFLYHTNDAKNDIQTNSGRTISLAQQAVLAIILTLMYHVLIFVTKFLN; this comes from the exons ATGCCTGAAGCCGTCGTCGATTTCCGCGCTCCGCCGCCGTCTCCGGTTGCCTCAGGACGGCGATCGTCGGTAACTAATGACGAAGTTTTAACGGAGTTTCTAGAATCCTCGCTCCGCGTCCCTGATCTCGTGTTGCCCGATAAGTTCTTCCCGAAACAGAAGCTTCTAGAAACTCCGCCAAAGGTCGACTTCGTTTCTCTCTGTTTTCACCGTGACGAGGCGGAATGCGATGCCGTTTTGGACGCCATGGCGAAAATCGGGTGCTTCCAGCTCATGAACCACGGGATTCCGAGGGAGCTCGTGGTGTCTGCTGCGGAGGCCGCCGCCGGAGTGTTCGGTGTGCCGCCCGTGAAGAGAGAGGCTTTGATGAGGTCACCGGAGAAGCCTTGGGGTTATGAAGAGTATCATggcggagaagaagaagaagaagggagtgaGATGTGTGAAGAGTTCGTGTGGTGCAGAGAAGACGAGTTGAAGTTGAATATGGAGGGAATTTCGCCTATTGGATATCCAAATTTCAG CAAGAAAATGGAAAAACTCATGCTACGCATCGAGACTGTGGCCGAGAAAATTTTACCGGTGATACTGGAAAAGattgcaagaaaaattaaagttgatgataTGGATTTGGTTCATCATGGGCATGATGTTGGAACAGTATGTTGTATATATAAGCATTGCAGAGATAATAGAGAAGATCAATGGCCTAACTCCTTAAAATATGATGTGATTAGAATGCTGATTAGGGGAACGGATTACTCACACTCATTGGGTTTTCATGTATGCGATGGATCTACAGAGTTCCATGTTTACTCTAAGAAAAGTTGGCTCTCTTTCTGTCCAGAAGAAGGTGCCATTATAATCACCGGTGGTGATGAAACTCAG AGAATGAGTGATGGGCATTACAAGCACGTTATTGGGAGGCCAATATTTAGAGGCAAGAATGAAGACAGCATTTCAATGGCCTTCCTCTATCATACTAACGATGCCAAAAACGATATTCAAACCAATAGTGGAAGAACTATTTCACTTGCCCAGCAAGCCGTTTTGGCTATAATTTTGACCCTTATGTATCACGTCCTGATTTTTGTAACCAAATTTTTGAACTAG
- the LOC112775386 gene encoding mediator of RNA polymerase II transcription subunit 15a, whose product MDTNNWRPNQGAEPIMDNNDWRSQLQPESRQRIVNKIMDTLKRHLPVSGQEGLHELRKIAQRFEEKIFTAATSQPDYLRKISLKMLTMETKNPGNMAGNLPSNQGGTSNKPPDPGLVMQPQVHNAGQQHPMPLPNQPQPRQQLLSQNIQNTIASQPNLPPVSSLAPTPIQNVGQNSSVQTIPGQNSVGSTLGQNSNMQNVFPGSQRQIPGRQQVVPQQQQQSQNSQQYMYQQQQQQLQQQIMKHKIQMQQQQQQQQQQQNLIQPNQLQSSQQSMMQTMQTSSIPSMQHNQQSNNVQQSTQSMLQQHPQVMRQQQQASIIHPQQTQMSQQSILAPQQQQQQQQQQQQQQQLLGSQANTTNMQHASMLGQQNNVGDMQQSQRLVPQQNNLSNLQQQQLLNQQNNLSNMQQQLANNVNSGMQTSQHSAHMLQQSKVSLQQQSQQNASNLLPSQTQQPQPQAPQQQMMAQVQSQPAQLQQQLGLQQQTNPLQRDMQRLQASSSLLQQQSVLDQQKQLYQSQRPIPETSSTSVDSTAQTGQPSAGDWQEEVYQKIKIMKENYLPELTEMYQKIASKLQQHDLPNQPKSDQLEKLKVFKLMLERIIAFLQVSKGSILPNYKDKMSSYEKQIINFINTNRPRKAPGQLPPTHIHSMSQSQSQVTQAQSHENQMNSQLQTTNIQGSVPMTQQNNMTSMQMSGVSPAQQNMINSMQPGTNLDSGQGNAINSLQQVPVSSLQQNPVSAPQQSNVNSLSSQGGVNMIQSNLNSLQPGSNMLQQQQLKQHEQQILQSQQLKQQYQQRQLIQRQQMLQQQQQQQQQQQQQQQQQQQQQLHQSAKQQLPAQLQTHQMQQLHQMNEVTDIKVRQAIGVKPGVFQQNLNSNQRSAFPHQQLKQGNSFPASSPQLLQAASPQIPQHSSPQVDQQNHPPSLTKAGTPLQSANSPFVGPTPSPPLAPSPMPGDSEKPISGLSTMSNAVNVGHQQTSSTVAPAQSLAIGTPGISASPLLAEFSGLDGPHGNALAPTSGKSSVTDQPLERLIRVMKSMSSKALTAAVSDIGSVVSMNDRIAGSAPGNGSRAAVGEDLVAMTNCRLQARNFITQDGANGTRRMKRYTNATPLNVASSAGSMNDSIKQLTLEASDLESTATSSIKKPRIEANHALLEEIREINQRLIDTVVDISEEEVDPTSAAAAADGAEGTVVKCSFVAVALSPSLKSQYASAQMSPIQPLRLLVPTNYPNCSPLLLDKFPVESSKENEDLSLKAKARFSISLRSLSQPMSLGEIARTWDICARTVISEHAQQSGGGSFSSKYGTWEDCLTSA is encoded by the exons ATGGATACCAATAATTGGAGACCTAATCAAGGCGCTGAACCTATTATGGATAATAATGATTGGAGAAGTCAGCTGCAGCCTGAGTCCCGCCAAAGAATTGTTAATAAAAT AATGGACACATTAAAAAGGCACCTTCCTGTTTCTGGTCAAGAGGGTTTGCATGAACTTCGGAAGATTGCTCAAAGATTTGAGGAGAAGATTTTTACTGCTGCAACAAGCCAG CCTGACTATCTGAGGAAAATCTCTTTGAAGATGCTTACTATGGAGACTAAAAACCCAGGCAATATGGCTGGTAATTTACCATCAAATCAAGGTGGGACTAGCAACAAACCTCCTGATCCAG GACTCGTTATGCAGCCTCAAGTTCACAATGCAGGGCAGCAACATCCTATGCCATTGCCTAACCAACCCCAGCCACGCCAGCAGCTTCTATCTCAGAACATTCAAAATACCATTGCATCACAACCAAACTTGCCACCAGTTTCTAGTCTAGCACCGACTCCCATCCAAAATGTTGGCCAGAATTCCAGCGTGCAGACTATACCTGGACAAAATTCAGTCGGGAGCACTCTTGGGCAGAACTCCAATATGCAAAATGTATTTCCTGGTTCCCAGAGACAAATACCTGGAAGGCAGCAGGTTGTTCCCCAGCAACAGCAGCAGTCACAGAATTCACAGCAATATATGTACcaacagcaacagcaacagcTTCAGCAGCAAATTATGAAGCATAAGATCCAAATGCAGCAgcaacaacagcagcagcagcaacagcagAACCTTATACAACCAAATCAGTTGCAATCCTCTCAGCAGTCCATGATGCAAACAATGCAGACATCCTCTATACCTAGCATGCAACACAATCAACAATCTAATAATGTCCAACAGTCAACACAGTCCATGCTTCAACAACACCCTCAAGTTATGAGGCAGCAACAACAGGCATCTATTATTCATCCGCAGCAGACACAAATGTCTCAACAGTCAATATTGgctccacaacaacaacaacagcagcagcagcagcagcagcagcaacagcagCTTTTGGGATCTCAGGCAAATACAACAAACATGCAACATGCATCAATGCTTGGACAACAGAATAATGTTGGTGATATGCAACAATCACAGCGGTTGGTTCCTCAGCAGAATAATCTCTCGAACCTGCAACAACAACAATTATTAAATCAACAAAATAACTTATCAAATATGCAACAACAGTTGGCAAATAATGTCAACTCAGGCATGCAAACAAGCCAGCACTCTGCACACATGCTACAACAATCGAAGGTTTCACTGCAACAACAGTCACAACAAAATGCATCAAATTTGTTACCATCCCAAACACAGCAGCCACAACCACAGGCTCCACAGCAGCAAATGATGGCTCAGGTTCAATCTCAGCCTGCACAGTTGCAACAGCAATTGGGCTTGCAGCAGCAGACAAATCCGTTGCAACGAGATATGCAAAGACTTCAGGCATCAAGCTCCTTACTTCAACAGCAAAGTGTTCTTGATCAACAAAAGCAATTATATCAATCGCAGAGACCCATTCCAGAGACTTCATCAA CTTCTGTTGATTCAACTGCACAAACTGGACAGCCAAGTGCTGGTGATTGGCAAGAAGAAGTGTATCAGAAG ATCAAAATCATGAAAGAAAATTACTTGCCAGAGTTGACTGAAATGTACCAGAAAATTGCCTCTAAACTTCAGCAG CATGATTTACCCAACCAACCAAAGTCAGATCAACTTGAAAAGCTGAAGGTATTTAAATTGATGTTGGAGCGTATTATAGCATTCCTCCAGGTGTCCAAGGGAAGCATTTTACCTAATTACAAGGATAAAATGAGTTCATATGAGAAGCAGATTATAAACTTCATAAATACAAATAGACCTAGGAAAGCCCCAGGACAACTTCCCCCAACTCATATACACTCAATGTCACAGTCACAATCCCAAGTCACTCAGGCCCAGTCTCATGAAAATCAAATGAACTCTCAGTTGCAAACAACAAATATACAAGGTTCTGTACCGATGACACAGCAGAATAATATGACAAGTATGCAGATGTCTGGTGTATCACCAGCACAACAAAATATGATCAATTCAATGCAACCCGGTACCAATTTAGATTCAGGACAAGGCAATGCTATTAACTCTCTGCAGCAGGTTCCAGTGAGTTCCCTTCAACAGAACCCTGTTAGTGCTCCTCAGCAAAGTAACGTTAACTCATTGTCTTCACAAGGTGGGGTAAATATGATCCAATCAAATCTTAATTCCCTCCAGCCAGGTTCAAATATGCTTCAACAGCAGCAACTAAAACAGCACGAACAGCAGATATTGCAGAGTCAACAGCTCAAACAGCAATATCAACAGCGGCAATTGATACAGAGGCAGCAGATGctacaacagcagcagcagcagcagcagcagcagcaacaacagcaacagcaacagcagcagcagcagttaCACCAGTCAGCAAAGCAACAGTTGCCGGCACAATTGCAGACACATCAAATGCAACAACTTCACCAAATGAATGAAGTAACCGATATAAAGGTGAGGCAAGCAATCGGTGTTAAGCCGGGGGTCTTTCAGCAAAATCTTAACTCCAACCAACGCTCAGCTTTTCCTCATCAACAGCTGAAACAAGGGAATTCTTTTCCAGCTTCTTCACCCCAACTCCTTCAGGCTGCGTCTCCTCAGATTCCACAGCATTCATCTCCTCAGGTTGACCAACAAAATCATCCTCCGTCTCTCACAAAAGCTGGTACCCCTCTGCAATCTGCCAACTCACCTTTTGTAGGCCCTACTCCTTCACCTCCTTTGGCTCCATCTCCTATGCCAGGAGATTCTGAGAAGCCCATTTCTGGTCTCTCTACAATGTCAAATGCTGTTAATGTTGGACACCAACAAACAAGTAGCACAGTAGCACCTGCTCAATCCCTTGCCATTGGAACTCCTGGGATATCAGCCTCCCCATTACTAGCGGAGTTTAGTGGCCTAGATGGTCCTCATGGTAATGCCTTGGCACCCACTTCTGGAAAGTCATCTGTAACTGATCAGCCTCTTGAGCGCCTAATTAGAGTG ATGAAATCCATGTCATCCAAAGCATTAACTGCCGCAGTCAGTGATATTGGTTCAGTTGTCAGCATGAATGATAGAATAGCAGGATCAGCTCCAGGTAATGGATCCAGAGCTGCTGTCGGGGAAGACTTGGTTGCCATGACTAACTGTCGTCTTCAGGCCAGAAATTTCATCACCCAAGATGGTGCCAATGGAACCAGGAGGATGAAGCGCTACACTAATGCTACCCCTTTGAATGTTGCATCATCTGCTGGTAGCATGAACGATAGCATTAAGCAATTAACTTTGGAGGCATCTGATTTGGAGTCAACTGCAACGTCTAGCATCAAGAAGCCAAGGATTGAG GCTAATCATGCTCTTTTGGAAGAAATCAGGGAGATTAATCAGCGACTTATTGACACAGTAGTAGATATAAGTGAAGAAGAAGTTGATCCAACTTCAGCTGCTGCAGCTGCTGATGGGGCAGAAGGGACCGTTGTCAAATGTTCCTTTGTTGCTGTGGCTCTCAGTCCGAGCCTAAAATCCCAATATGCTTCTGCACAGATG TCACCGATTCAACCCCTGCGCTTGCTTGTTCCTACAAATTATCCTAATTGTTCTCCTTTACTTCTTGACAAGTTTCCAGTTGAATCCAG TAAGGAGAACGAAGATCTTTCACTGAAGGCAAAGGCGAGGTTTAGCATATCCCTGAGAAGTTTATCACAACCAATGTCTCTTGGGGAGATTGCAAGGACCTGGGATATCTGCGCTCGCACAGTTATTTCTGAGCATGCTCAACAGAGTGGTGGAGGAAGCTTCAGTTCTAAGTATGGCACTTGGGAGGATTGCTTGACCAGTGCATGA
- the LOC112775506 gene encoding uncharacterized protein isoform X2 produces MDTSNWRDELQPAFRQRFFNNILHNLQLGHPPESFDEILEFHKIAHSIEQKSYAGATSQAEYVMQIARKMLLLEKAREREWRDYFCPDSRQRIVYKIMKLLKRHLDVTDPEGSQELWRIAERLEEKIFSKADTETDYLRKITIKMHKMENTPRRSH; encoded by the exons ATGGACACAAGTAACTGGAGGGATGAACTGCAGCCTGCTTTCCGCCAACGCTTTTTCAACAATAT aTTGCATAACTTACAGTTAGGTCATCCTCCTGAGAGTTTTGATGAAATCCTTGAATTTCACAAAATTGCTCATAGTATTGAGCAGAAAAGTTATGCTGGTGCTACAAGCCAG gCTGAGTATGTTATGCAAATAGCTCGCAAGATGCTTTTGTTGGAAA AAGCAAGAGAAAGAGAATGGAGAGATTACTTTTGCCCTGATTCCCGACAAAGAATTGTctacaaaat AATGAAACTGTTAAAGAGACATCTTGATGTGACTGATCCAGAGGGATCACAAGAACTTTGGAGGATTGCTGAAAGGCTTGAGGAGAAGATCTTTTCTAAAGCAGACACCGAG ACTGATTATCTTAggaaaataactataaaaatgcATAAAATGGAGAATACACCCCGGAGAAGCCATTGA
- the LOC112775506 gene encoding pentatricopeptide repeat-containing protein At1g80550, mitochondrial isoform X1, whose product MHSLFSSKSAIRLQHSSFHRISSFFFLKFHSDDSIQLDEATVRETLVSFNNDWKKAFDFFNWVESQHHFPHSTTTYNNILDILAKYFEFDLCWDLIHRMRWNPHSQPDHTTFRLMFHRYASAHAVNDAISTFHRLSQFNLKDHTSFSNLIDALCDHKHVLEAQDIVLGNNKDLLIDDGFIDSVGKTKISNMVLRGWYKLGWWSKCREFWEEMDAKGVHKDLHSYSIYMDILCKSGKSWKAVKLYKNLKSQRIKLDVVVYNIVIRAIGLSQGVDFSIRVFNEMKELGIKPTVVTYNTIMRLLCDSYRHKEALALLNEMRRDDCYPNTVSYHCFFATLEKPKEMIGLFDRMVGSGVRPNMDTYVMLMRKFARWGFLRLVFMVWDKMEQLGCSPDASAYNALIDALVEKGLIDMARKYDEEMLAKGLSPKPRKELGTKLVIHQEEEAQC is encoded by the coding sequence ATGCATTCACTCTTCTCAAGCAAAAGCGCCATTCGACTTCAACACTCTTCATTTCATCGTATCAGTAGCTTCTTCTTCCTTAAGTTTCATTCCGATGATTCCATTCAATTGGATGAAGCTACGGTTCGGGAAACCCTTGTGTCCTTCAATAACGATTGGAAGAAGGCCTTTGACTTCTTCAACTGGGTGGAGTCCCAACACCACTTCCCTCACTCCACCACCACCTATAACAACATCCTTGACATTCTCGCCAAGTACTTCGAGTTCGACCTCTGTTGGGACCTCATCCACCGCATGCGGTGGAACCCTCACTCCCAACCCGATCACACTACCTTCCGCCTCATGTTCCACCGCTATGCCTCTGCCCATGCCGTAAACGATGCCATTTCCACCTTTCATCGCCTCTCCCAGTTTAACCTCAAGGATCACACCTCCTTCTCCAACCTCATCGATGCCCTTTGCGACCACAAGCACGTCCTCGAAGCCCAAGACATCGTCCTCGGCAACAACAAGGACCTTCTcattgatgatggcttcatcgATAGCGTTGGGAAAACCAAGATCTCCAACATGGTTCTTCGCGGGTGGTACAAGTTGGGTTGGTGGAGCAAGTGCCGTGAATTTTGGGAGGAGATGGACGCTAAAGGGGTCCACAAGGATCTTCACTCTTACTCCATATACATGGACATACTCTGCAAGAGTGGAAAGTCATGGAAGGCTGTGAAGCTCTACAAGAACCTGAAGAGCCAAAGGATCAAATTAGATGTGGTTGTTTACAACATAGTGATTCGTGCAATTGGTCTCTCCCAAGGTGTTGATTTCTCAATCAGGGTCTTCAATGAGATGAAGGAGTTGGGGATTAAGCCGACTGTGGTAACATACAACACTATAATGAGGCTCTTGTGTGATAGCTATAGGCATAAGGAGGCACTTGCATTGCTCAATGAAATGCGTAGGGATGACTGCTATCCCAACACAGTTTCATATCATTGTTTCTTTGCGACACTTGAGAAGCCTAAAGAGATGATTGGGTTGTTTGATAGAATGGTTGGGAGTGGGGTGAGGCCCAACATGGACACGTATGTGATGCTGATGAGGAAGTTTGCGAGATGGGGGTTTCTAAGGCTGGTGTTCATGGTGTGGGACAAGATGGAGCAGCTTGGGTGCAGCCCTGATGCATCTGCTTACAATGCTTTGATTGACGCTCTTGTCGAGAAGGGATTAATTGATATGGCAAGGAAGTATGATGAGGAGATGTTGGCTAAAGGGCTTTCCCCTAAGCCTAGGAAAGAGTTGGGAACAAAGCTTGTCATtcatcaagaagaagaagctcaatgtTGA